One genomic segment of Flavobacteriaceae bacterium includes these proteins:
- a CDS encoding helix-turn-helix domain-containing protein gives MNTKELKYFKKLGAKIKQLREEKEIDQKSFAFDCGIGRTQLYMIENGKTNPRLFTLMKIADGLEISVSVLLK, from the coding sequence GTGAACACAAAAGAATTAAAATATTTTAAAAAATTAGGTGCTAAAATCAAGCAATTAAGAGAAGAAAAAGAGATTGACCAAAAGTCTTTTGCTTTTGATTGTGGAATTGGAAGAACTCAATTGTATATGATTGAAAACGGAAAAACGAATCCTCGTTTGTTTACTTTGATGAAAATTGCTGATGGATTAGAAATTTCGGTTTCTGTACTTCTAAAATAG
- a CDS encoding RagB/SusD family nutrient uptake outer membrane protein, translating to MKKIIIYSILLVTFFTFSCKNYTEDLNTDPNAFSSAPPELIIGQAQLGWMQLVTSNSARYAGIFMNHFTGEDRQYLTVNNYSTTAGDYDDTWADAYVRGIEQAQLTKNLATESGNTQLVGIAQITEAALFGEMAALFGNIPFTQAGDPDNFPTPVYDGQAAVFTGVQALLDEGISNIGTASSSLYSGNRLSSQATWAEIAYSLKARYYLIAKDYANALTNARRGINTPQKSLVTQHTTSTRTENLYYQFIVDRRDGYLGATNSHLVRLLNGMTPRRIATPGDANRFTFYFSANGSGHVPNTSNTGVFAETAPMNLISYEEVKLIEAEAANRTGDAGDVTAFNEVRAHLFLKFNPSTNFNISHSSGSVGSDFTITITSQPTNGNAEVNDNGTVDDASDDYIVFTPSGQITGTEVIEYEVSRPKIGLQLIIKIYATFLCT from the coding sequence ATGAAAAAAATAATCATATACAGCATTTTATTAGTTACGTTTTTTACCTTTTCATGTAAAAACTATACTGAAGATTTAAATACGGATCCAAATGCTTTTTCAAGTGCTCCTCCGGAATTGATAATCGGCCAGGCACAACTGGGCTGGATGCAACTTGTAACATCAAACAGTGCCCGATATGCCGGGATCTTTATGAACCACTTTACAGGAGAAGACAGACAGTATTTGACTGTAAATAACTACTCAACCACTGCAGGAGATTATGACGATACCTGGGCTGACGCTTATGTTCGTGGTATTGAGCAGGCGCAACTTACAAAAAATCTGGCGACTGAATCCGGTAATACACAATTAGTTGGAATTGCTCAAATAACGGAAGCTGCCCTATTTGGTGAAATGGCTGCGCTGTTTGGCAATATTCCATTTACACAAGCAGGTGATCCGGACAATTTTCCTACTCCGGTTTATGATGGCCAGGCTGCTGTGTTTACGGGTGTACAAGCGTTACTGGATGAAGGTATCTCTAATATAGGTACTGCCAGTTCTTCACTGTATTCGGGAAATCGTTTATCCAGCCAGGCAACTTGGGCAGAAATTGCATATTCTTTAAAAGCGCGTTATTACTTAATTGCAAAAGATTATGCAAATGCACTAACCAATGCACGAAGAGGTATCAATACACCTCAAAAAAGCCTGGTTACCCAACACACAACTTCAACAAGAACTGAAAACTTATATTATCAATTTATAGTTGACAGACGTGACGGATATCTTGGTGCTACAAACTCTCACCTGGTACGCTTGTTAAATGGTATGACTCCCAGACGGATTGCTACTCCCGGAGATGCTAACAGGTTTACCTTTTATTTTAGTGCCAATGGTAGCGGCCATGTACCAAATACATCAAATACAGGTGTTTTTGCCGAAACGGCACCTATGAACCTCATTTCTTATGAAGAAGTGAAACTGATTGAGGCTGAGGCGGCAAACCGTACAGGTGATGCCGGAGATGTTACAGCTTTTAATGAAGTAAGAGCACACCTTTTCTTAAAATTTAACCCTTCAACTAATTTTAATATAAGCCATAGTTCAGGATCAGTCGGATCAGACTTCACAATTACTATAACCTCTCAGCCTACTAACGGCAATGCCGAAGTTAATGATAACGGAACAGTAGACGATGCAAGTGATGATTATATAGTTTTCACTCCATCAGGGCAAATTACGGGTACTGAAGTCATAGAATATGAAGTGTCTCGTCCTAAAATAGGGCTACAGTTAATTATTAAAATTTATGCTACATTTTTGTGCACGTAA
- a CDS encoding transposase, whose product MKTNEIIGIDVSKLLIDVCIYSKQIVQQFENSKSGFKLMLKWSFKNSSFSKEETMFVFEHTGMYSHLLSVSLTEQKLSFFIASGLEIKRSIGIARGKDDQIDAKRIALYGYRLKEELKPSKLPKRSILQLKSLLSLRTKLNKQRAGFKVTLKEQKRIYKAKEYKIIFDVQQKMIAELTKQIHKINTQMQAIIDQNIMLKETYKLVTSVKGIGMQTAIMMIVFTDNFSKFENWRKFASYCGVAPFPYQSGTSIKGRTKVSHLANKKLKAIINMCAISAIQHNPEMKLYYHKRIKQGKSKMSTVNIIRNKLIARVFAVVKRQTPYVDTFKFAA is encoded by the coding sequence ATGAAAACAAATGAAATTATCGGAATCGATGTCAGTAAATTATTAATTGATGTTTGTATCTATTCTAAACAAATTGTTCAACAGTTTGAGAACAGTAAATCTGGATTTAAATTAATGCTAAAGTGGAGTTTTAAAAATTCGTCTTTCTCTAAAGAAGAAACCATGTTTGTATTTGAACATACAGGAATGTACTCTCATTTATTATCTGTGTCTTTAACTGAACAAAAATTATCTTTTTTCATAGCTTCTGGTTTAGAAATTAAAAGATCTATTGGTATTGCTCGTGGAAAGGATGACCAAATTGATGCCAAACGCATTGCTCTATATGGGTATCGATTAAAAGAAGAACTTAAACCCAGTAAGCTACCTAAAAGAAGTATATTACAACTAAAAAGTCTCTTATCTTTAAGGACAAAACTTAACAAACAAAGAGCTGGTTTTAAAGTTACTTTGAAAGAACAAAAAAGAATTTATAAAGCAAAAGAGTATAAAATAATCTTTGACGTTCAACAAAAAATGATTGCAGAACTAACCAAACAAATACACAAGATTAATACTCAAATGCAAGCTATTATTGACCAAAATATAATGTTAAAAGAAACCTATAAACTTGTTACTAGTGTTAAAGGTATAGGAATGCAAACTGCTATAATGATGATTGTGTTTACTGACAATTTTTCAAAATTTGAAAACTGGAGAAAGTTTGCCTCTTATTGTGGTGTTGCTCCTTTTCCTTACCAATCTGGAACTAGTATTAAAGGACGTACAAAAGTCTCTCATTTGGCTAATAAAAAATTGAAAGCAATTATTAATATGTGCGCTATTTCTGCTATACAACATAACCCAGAAATGAAATTATACTATCATAAAAGAATAAAACAAGGCAAAAGTAAAATGAGTACCGTTAACATTATTAGAAACAAATTAATAGCAAGAGTGTTTGCCGTTGTCAAACGACAAACACCCTATGTAGATACTTTTAAATTTGCTGCATAA
- a CDS encoding DUF58 domain-containing protein encodes MVSALFLISFWYAIVFTVAQMVLVFLAFLFVFDLLILYRSQEGFRGQRLAGDKLSNSDTNSITIFLENRYPFQVHVRIIDELPEQFQKRDFEKFKTLEKFEEMNFNYLVRPVERGPYHFGFLNLFVSSPIRMVSRKYRFDHQKMTAVYPSYIQMKKYEFLAMNNKLTEFGLKKIRRIGHTMEFEQIKEYISGDDVRTINWKATAKKGSLMVNQYQDEKSQPIYSLIDVGRVMKMPFESLKLLDYAINATLAFSNIALLKNDKVGMLTFSKKVNNLIASSNKKPHLSVLNESLYRIDTDYSDSDFALLYATIKGKINQRSLLILYTNFEHISALRRQLPYMRAISKQHLLVVVFFENTELDDLIEQPSDNLLGIYNKTIAEKFSYEKRLIVKELESNGVYAILTQPKNLSVTIINKYLEFKAKGLI; translated from the coding sequence ATGGTTTCTGCATTGTTTTTAATTTCGTTCTGGTATGCTATTGTATTCACAGTTGCTCAAATGGTATTGGTTTTTCTCGCTTTTTTATTTGTCTTCGATTTGTTGATTTTGTACCGATCTCAAGAAGGATTCCGCGGCCAACGATTAGCAGGAGATAAATTATCTAATTCCGATACCAATAGTATTACCATTTTTTTAGAAAACAGATATCCTTTCCAAGTCCATGTTCGAATCATAGATGAATTACCGGAACAATTTCAAAAAAGAGATTTTGAAAAGTTCAAAACGCTCGAAAAATTTGAAGAAATGAACTTCAACTACCTGGTAAGACCTGTGGAAAGAGGGCCCTATCACTTCGGATTTTTGAACCTTTTTGTTTCATCGCCGATAAGAATGGTGTCTAGGAAATACCGTTTTGATCATCAAAAAATGACGGCTGTTTATCCTTCGTATATCCAAATGAAAAAATATGAATTCCTGGCAATGAATAACAAGCTTACGGAATTCGGGTTAAAAAAAATACGGCGTATAGGGCATACTATGGAGTTTGAACAGATAAAAGAGTATATTTCAGGTGATGATGTACGGACCATTAACTGGAAAGCAACCGCTAAAAAAGGGAGTTTGATGGTCAATCAATATCAGGATGAAAAATCGCAACCCATTTATTCGTTGATCGATGTTGGCAGAGTTATGAAAATGCCTTTTGAATCTCTAAAACTACTGGACTATGCAATTAATGCCACATTGGCTTTCTCAAATATCGCTTTACTAAAAAATGATAAAGTGGGAATGCTTACTTTTTCAAAGAAAGTAAACAATCTGATTGCCTCAAGCAATAAAAAACCCCATTTATCTGTGTTAAACGAATCATTATATCGCATAGATACGGATTATTCCGATTCTGATTTTGCATTGTTATATGCTACTATAAAAGGCAAAATTAATCAAAGAAGCTTATTGATTTTATATACTAATTTTGAGCATATTTCCGCACTACGCAGGCAATTACCATATATGAGAGCCATATCCAAACAGCATTTACTGGTAGTTGTATTTTTTGAAAATACGGAATTAGATGATTTAATTGAGCAGCCGTCAGACAATTTGTTAGGTATATATAACAAAACCATTGCAGAAAAATTTTCTTACGAGAAGCGCTTAATTGTTAAAGAATTGGAGAGCAACGGGGTTTACGCCATTCTTACCCAACCCAAAAACTTATCTGTTACTATCATAAATAAGTATCTGGAGTTTAAAGCTAAAGGATTGATATAA
- a CDS encoding type I addiction module toxin, SymE family yields the protein MSRFRKLKIYQKYQSREWSKYAVVPEIRLEGKWLRELGFEIGKEIEIDQQKNKLTITLTDKNE from the coding sequence ATGAGTCGATTTAGAAAGCTAAAAATTTATCAAAAATACCAATCTCGCGAATGGAGTAAATATGCTGTTGTTCCTGAAATTCGACTTGAAGGAAAATGGTTGAGAGAACTTGGATTTGAAATCGGAAAAGAAATTGAGATTGACCAACAAAAAAATAAACTGACTATTACACTAACTGACAAAAACGAATGA
- a CDS encoding tyrosine-type recombinase/integrase, translating to MLLTKKILLEFQKKLSLQRYATSSIKSYTNALAKFLIAFGGSPLEKVKEKNIENFLFHLQKTENISSAYQKQILSAIGKYYELFHSKKLDLKYLYPKRKQKSLPKYLTRNEIVRLISACKNIKHKCILKLLYGCGLRVGEVLALRIKDVNSDQMLLHINMAKGNKDRTVKLPKKILYDLRVYYKKYKPKDFLFEGQNKPFYAAKSIQNFIKKYALEAKITKTVTPHMLRHSYATHLVENGIDIRFVKELLGHNSIKTTEIYTHIPDIAKSEFMSPIEHLNL from the coding sequence ATGTTACTGACCAAAAAAATATTGCTTGAATTTCAAAAGAAACTTTCTTTACAACGTTATGCAACATCGTCTATAAAATCATACACAAATGCGTTAGCAAAATTTTTGATAGCCTTTGGAGGATCTCCGTTAGAGAAAGTCAAAGAAAAAAATATTGAAAATTTCCTATTCCATTTACAAAAAACAGAGAATATCAGTAGTGCATATCAAAAACAAATCCTAAGCGCTATTGGTAAATATTATGAGCTGTTTCATTCCAAAAAATTAGACCTCAAATATCTATATCCTAAACGAAAACAAAAATCTTTACCTAAATATTTAACAAGAAATGAAATTGTCAGATTGATTTCTGCTTGTAAAAACATAAAGCATAAATGTATATTAAAACTCCTTTACGGTTGTGGATTAAGAGTTGGAGAAGTGCTGGCACTTCGAATAAAAGATGTTAATTCTGATCAAATGCTTTTACATATTAATATGGCAAAAGGGAATAAAGATAGAACGGTAAAACTTCCTAAAAAAATTCTTTATGATTTAAGAGTTTATTACAAGAAGTATAAACCTAAAGATTTTTTGTTTGAAGGGCAGAATAAACCATTTTATGCTGCAAAAAGCATTCAAAATTTCATTAAAAAGTATGCTCTTGAAGCTAAAATTACAAAAACAGTTACTCCACATATGCTTCGTCATAGTTATGCAACTCACTTGGTGGAAAATGGTATAGATATACGTTTTGTAAAAGAATTACTTGGACATAATTCAATTAAAACTACTGAAATTTATACACATATTCCTGATATAGCTAAATCTGAATTTATGAGCCCGATAGAACATTTAAATTTGTAG
- the menD gene encoding 2-succinyl-5-enolpyruvyl-6-hydroxy-3-cyclohexene-1-carboxylic-acid synthase: MYPKKQLAQLVLSACHHFKATIAVISPGSRNAPLTIGFFNHSGIETYSIVDERCAAFFALGIAQQKQQPVIVLCTSGSALLNYYPAIAEAFYSHIPLVIISADRPKHLTDIGDGQTIRQENVFKNHILYAANLADDNESMTFNIWELQNAFQNMYTKRGPIHINIPFDEPLYETVPELPENQFSKVILKEKKEVEIDYAELVNIWNLASKKLILVGVHYPNKEVEKMLNKIVEDSSVLIFTETTSNVHNSRFINDIDNLIFSLTDEQFTNLSPDILLSFGGFVVSKKVKRFLRNYQPKHHWHVSELKAPDTYFCLSEHIQTAPVTFFEQFLKITQSLESDYQKDWLHFRNHIDKKHKEYLQTAPYSDLKVFERVLAVIPDNTQVHFSNSAVIRYSQLFKMNSTLNVFCNRGTSGIDGSTSTAVGAAVAYSGNTTLITGDLSFFYDSNALWNAYIPNDFRIILINNSGGGIFRIIPGPSATNSLHFFETPHCLTAAHLCKMFNFNYGFASDIASVDIQLRKFYQKSDRPKLLEIATPDKDNDKILKEYINYIIPK, encoded by the coding sequence ATGTATCCTAAAAAACAACTTGCGCAATTAGTACTTTCTGCTTGCCATCATTTTAAAGCAACCATTGCTGTTATCTCTCCGGGATCCAGAAATGCTCCGCTAACTATTGGCTTTTTTAACCACTCAGGTATTGAAACCTACAGTATTGTGGATGAGCGTTGTGCAGCTTTTTTTGCATTGGGAATTGCACAACAAAAACAACAGCCTGTTATTGTTTTGTGTACTTCAGGGTCTGCACTATTAAATTATTATCCTGCTATTGCCGAAGCATTTTATAGTCATATTCCCCTGGTAATTATTTCTGCAGACAGGCCCAAACATTTGACAGATATCGGAGACGGGCAAACCATTAGGCAAGAAAATGTGTTTAAAAACCACATTCTTTATGCTGCTAATTTGGCGGATGATAATGAATCGATGACGTTCAATATTTGGGAATTACAGAATGCTTTTCAAAATATGTATACGAAAAGGGGACCGATACATATCAACATTCCTTTTGATGAGCCCCTATATGAAACAGTACCGGAATTACCGGAAAATCAATTCTCAAAAGTTATTTTAAAAGAAAAAAAAGAGGTCGAAATTGATTATGCCGAGTTGGTCAATATATGGAATTTAGCTTCCAAAAAACTCATCTTAGTAGGCGTTCATTATCCAAATAAGGAGGTGGAGAAAATGCTAAACAAGATAGTGGAAGATTCAAGTGTTCTGATATTTACGGAAACTACCTCTAATGTACACAACAGCCGATTTATAAATGATATTGACAACCTTATTTTTTCTTTAACCGATGAGCAATTTACAAATTTAAGCCCGGACATTTTGCTCTCCTTCGGAGGGTTTGTAGTTTCTAAAAAAGTCAAACGGTTTTTAAGAAATTATCAGCCAAAGCACCATTGGCATGTTAGCGAATTAAAAGCACCGGATACCTATTTTTGTTTGTCAGAACACATACAAACAGCACCCGTTACTTTTTTTGAACAGTTTTTAAAAATAACCCAGTCCTTGGAAAGTGATTATCAAAAAGATTGGCTGCATTTTAGAAATCATATTGATAAAAAGCACAAAGAATATTTACAAACGGCGCCCTATTCGGACTTAAAAGTATTTGAGAGAGTATTAGCTGTAATTCCTGATAACACACAAGTACATTTTAGCAACAGTGCCGTTATTCGTTATTCTCAATTATTTAAAATGAATAGCACTCTGAACGTATTTTGCAACAGAGGAACCAGCGGAATAGACGGAAGTACAAGCACTGCTGTCGGGGCGGCGGTTGCCTATAGTGGAAACACAACACTGATTACCGGAGATTTAAGTTTTTTCTATGATAGTAATGCATTGTGGAATGCATATATCCCAAACGATTTTAGAATCATCCTGATAAATAATTCAGGAGGCGGAATATTTAGGATTATTCCCGGGCCTTCGGCAACCAACTCATTACATTTTTTTGAAACACCACACTGTTTAACAGCAGCACATCTATGTAAAATGTTTAATTTTAACTATGGCTTTGCATCAGATATAGCATCTGTTGATATTCAATTAAGAAAATTCTATCAGAAATCAGATCGCCCGAAACTACTGGAAATAGCTACACCCGATAAAGACAATGACAAAATATTAAAAGAGTACATCAACTACATTATACCAAAATGA
- a CDS encoding transposase, whose product MYKNDGYVRRYSESFKLKVLAELTKGNHSKRQIALTYGIQSSTINVWIKKYDRKDLMNTRVTVQTDDELSRIKALQKELKQLKDLLIKKDLDKLVNDSYLEVAAENLGYKNVEELKKNLNIKP is encoded by the coding sequence ATGTATAAAAATGATGGATATGTAAGACGTTATAGTGAGAGTTTTAAACTCAAAGTATTAGCAGAACTTACCAAAGGAAACCATTCCAAAAGACAAATTGCCTTAACTTACGGCATACAATCTAGTACGATAAACGTATGGATTAAAAAATATGACCGTAAAGATTTAATGAACACCCGTGTAACCGTGCAAACAGACGACGAATTATCCCGTATTAAAGCCCTTCAAAAAGAGCTAAAACAACTCAAAGATCTTCTTATTAAAAAGGATCTAGATAAACTTGTGAATGATAGTTATCTTGAAGTAGCTGCTGAAAATCTTGGCTATAAAAATGTTGAAGAATTAAAAAAAAACTTAAACATAAAGCCTTAA
- a CDS encoding methyltransferase domain-containing protein — MTRTNHHDPNYQNGDFDLSYHLEMISDPERVSKSKAAIDASIFPDAVFCELGCGTGIFSIYAAKKCKKVYAIEYDKKMMEIAKKNGVLDKIEFILADAINVKLPEKVDVVYCEMMSIWLIAEPQVIVMNNILQFLNKKATVIPNKVVNLVQVANTDYVHDGIEIKTSIAEFSGIKAARVATESKVVNTINLKKTNPVDIKKNN, encoded by the coding sequence ATGACAAGAACTAATCATCATGACCCTAATTATCAAAATGGGGATTTTGACCTGAGTTATCATCTTGAGATGATAAGCGATCCAGAAAGAGTTTCTAAATCAAAAGCAGCTATTGATGCTTCGATTTTTCCAGATGCTGTATTTTGTGAACTTGGCTGTGGAACAGGAATATTTTCTATTTATGCAGCAAAAAAATGTAAAAAAGTTTATGCTATTGAGTATGATAAAAAAATGATGGAGATAGCTAAAAAGAATGGTGTTTTGGATAAAATAGAATTTATACTTGCAGATGCAATTAATGTGAAATTACCAGAAAAAGTAGATGTGGTTTATTGTGAAATGATGTCTATATGGTTAATTGCAGAACCACAAGTAATCGTGATGAATAACATTCTTCAATTTTTAAATAAAAAAGCTACAGTGATACCTAATAAAGTAGTTAATCTTGTTCAAGTTGCAAATACAGATTATGTTCATGATGGTATAGAGATCAAAACTTCAATAGCAGAATTTTCTGGAATTAAAGCTGCTCGGGTTGCTACAGAGTCAAAAGTTGTTAATACTATTAATTTAAAAAAGACGAACCCTGTTGATATTAAAAAAAACAATTAG
- a CDS encoding IS3 family transposase: protein MKIAPINRKKRRYAIATICNAFELKRDAYYKYQKRFVLKKQIEQNVIMLVKKSRKTLPREGTRKLMKSLHNDFRKQNINIGRDQLFRILKENNLLIRRKKYSSKTTNSYHRFYKYKNIIKDLIINRPNQVWASDITYIRTINGFCYLALITDMYSRKIVGYDISDSLELKGCVRALNKAIYQTKNTEEIIHHSDRGIQYCSNVYTQILKRKKIQISMTQENHCYENAMAERVNGILKDEFFLDQTFTNINHAKKATKNAIKLYNNKRLHLSLDYKTPNYVHKNVA from the coding sequence ATGAAAATAGCACCGATTAATAGAAAAAAAAGAAGGTACGCCATCGCTACTATTTGTAATGCTTTCGAGTTAAAAAGAGATGCTTATTACAAATATCAAAAAAGGTTTGTTCTTAAAAAACAAATAGAACAAAATGTAATAATGCTTGTTAAAAAAAGCAGGAAAACATTACCCAGAGAAGGTACTAGAAAGCTAATGAAATCCTTACATAATGATTTTAGGAAACAGAATATAAATATAGGTAGAGACCAGTTATTTAGAATCTTAAAAGAAAATAATTTGTTAATTAGAAGGAAAAAATATTCTTCTAAAACAACCAACTCTTACCATCGTTTTTATAAATATAAAAATATCATAAAAGACCTGATCATTAATAGACCTAACCAAGTTTGGGCTTCGGATATTACCTATATAAGAACTATAAATGGATTTTGTTATTTAGCACTTATTACTGATATGTATTCAAGAAAAATAGTAGGCTATGATATTAGTGATAGTTTAGAACTTAAAGGCTGTGTTAGAGCTTTAAATAAAGCTATTTATCAAACTAAAAATACCGAAGAAATCATACATCATTCTGATAGAGGAATACAATATTGTAGCAATGTTTATACTCAAATTTTGAAAAGAAAAAAGATACAAATCAGTATGACCCAAGAAAATCATTGCTACGAAAACGCAATGGCCGAAAGAGTTAACGGAATTTTAAAAGATGAATTCTTCCTCGACCAAACATTTACAAATATCAATCACGCCAAAAAAGCAACAAAAAATGCAATCAAATTATATAATAATAAAAGATTACATTTATCTTTAGATTATAAAACACCTAATTACGTGCACAAAAATGTAGCATAA
- the dcm gene encoding DNA (cytosine-5-)-methyltransferase, producing MYQEKLKFIDLFCGIGGFRIAFEEACEENDLASECVFSSDIDKYAQDSYEENFGERPAGDITQINENSIPDHDILFAGFPCQPFSIIGQMKGMNDTRGTLFFDIARIIKAKKPKAFILENVKQLVGHDKGKTLKVIIKSLVDLGYHVQYSVLNALDYGLPQKRERIVIIGHQEPIMFTFPSPTKPYKELKQILEKKVAKKYYASEHIRTKRKAKHKSSYYPSIWHENKSGNICSYPYSCALRSGASHNYLLVNGERRLTPREMFRLQGFPDWYRIIVSDAQAKKQAGNAVPVNMIKAVVQKILPYVAITLDQTAVLREYELQYNPS from the coding sequence ATGTATCAAGAAAAACTCAAATTTATTGACCTTTTCTGTGGAATTGGTGGCTTTCGGATAGCATTTGAAGAAGCCTGTGAAGAAAATGACCTTGCAAGCGAATGCGTTTTTTCGTCTGATATAGATAAATACGCCCAAGATAGCTACGAAGAGAACTTTGGCGAAAGACCCGCGGGTGACATAACCCAAATCAATGAGAATAGTATCCCTGACCACGATATTCTTTTCGCTGGATTTCCTTGTCAACCATTTAGCATAATTGGTCAGATGAAAGGAATGAATGATACCCGTGGAACGTTATTTTTTGATATTGCCAGAATTATTAAAGCGAAAAAACCGAAAGCATTCATACTGGAAAATGTAAAACAACTTGTAGGACACGATAAAGGCAAGACTTTAAAAGTCATAATTAAATCTCTTGTTGATTTAGGTTATCACGTTCAATACAGTGTCTTAAATGCTTTGGATTATGGCTTGCCTCAAAAACGTGAACGAATTGTAATAATTGGACACCAAGAGCCAATAATGTTTACATTTCCTAGCCCAACCAAACCTTATAAAGAATTAAAGCAGATTTTAGAGAAGAAGGTTGCAAAGAAATATTATGCTTCCGAACATATAAGAACCAAAAGAAAAGCTAAACATAAATCGTCTTACTATCCTTCAATTTGGCACGAGAACAAGTCTGGCAACATTTGTTCATATCCTTATTCTTGCGCCCTTCGTTCAGGTGCTTCTCACAATTATCTTTTAGTAAATGGAGAAAGAAGGCTAACACCTAGAGAAATGTTTAGATTACAAGGTTTTCCTGATTGGTATAGAATTATTGTTAGTGATGCTCAGGCCAAAAAGCAAGCTGGAAATGCCGTTCCAGTAAATATGATAAAAGCTGTGGTGCAAAAAATACTGCCTTATGTTGCAATTACTTTAGACCAAACCGCAGTATTAAGAGAATATGAACTACAATACAACCCAAGTTAA
- the fsa gene encoding fructose-6-phosphate aldolase: MKFFIDTANLNQIREAETIGILDGVTTNPSLMAKEGITGKENILNHYKAICDIVEGDVSAEVISTDFEGMVKEGEVLAALSPQIVVKLPMIKEGVKVCKYFSNKGIKTNVTLVFSAGQALLAAKAGATYVSPFIGRLDDISTGGLNLIAEIRQIYDNHMFETEILAASVRHTMHIIDCAKRGADVMTAPLSAIEGLLKHPLTDIGLAKFLADYKKGN; encoded by the coding sequence ATGAAGTTTTTTATTGATACGGCAAACTTAAATCAGATACGGGAAGCTGAAACCATAGGCATTTTAGATGGAGTAACGACCAACCCTTCTTTGATGGCTAAAGAGGGTATTACCGGTAAGGAAAATATTCTCAATCACTATAAAGCCATTTGCGATATTGTTGAGGGCGATGTATCAGCAGAGGTTATTTCCACGGATTTTGAAGGAATGGTAAAAGAAGGGGAAGTATTGGCAGCATTAAGCCCTCAGATTGTGGTAAAACTACCTATGATTAAAGAAGGGGTAAAAGTGTGTAAATATTTTTCTAATAAAGGGATTAAAACCAATGTAACATTGGTTTTTTCGGCAGGTCAGGCGTTGTTGGCTGCCAAAGCAGGAGCAACATACGTATCGCCATTTATCGGAAGGTTAGATGATATCTCTACCGGTGGTTTGAATTTGATTGCGGAAATACGTCAAATTTACGACAACCATATGTTCGAAACGGAAATTCTCGCTGCTTCAGTACGCCATACCATGCATATTATAGATTGTGCCAAACGGGGAGCTGATGTAATGACAGCACCTTTAAGTGCCATAGAGGGTTTATTAAAGCATCCGCTTACGGATATTGGTTTGGCTAAATTTTTAGCAGACTACAAAAAAGGAAATTAA